One part of the Sporosarcina ureae genome encodes these proteins:
- a CDS encoding MarR family winged helix-turn-helix transcriptional regulator, translated as MKDQLQEAVELFEEVIIYGTEHVVKNLDVPIWKDYSPEQIQVLKILSAYGYLSSGQLAEIQGVHKSAISTRLKKLVEKDLVQSEKDPNDQRINRISLTAKGLEVLSVSNAAIYDSIEKLFEDRIDEQELEQFIETFRKLKSILVKRGR; from the coding sequence TTGAAAGATCAACTTCAAGAAGCAGTAGAATTATTTGAAGAAGTTATAATTTACGGAACGGAACATGTTGTAAAAAATTTGGATGTGCCGATTTGGAAAGACTACTCTCCAGAGCAAATCCAAGTACTAAAAATTCTTTCTGCCTATGGCTATCTATCTAGTGGACAATTGGCGGAGATTCAAGGTGTACATAAAAGTGCCATTTCGACACGCCTTAAGAAACTCGTCGAGAAAGATCTTGTCCAGTCAGAAAAAGATCCAAACGATCAGCGGATCAATCGAATCTCACTGACCGCAAAAGGTCTTGAAGTACTGTCTGTCTCAAATGCAGCAATATATGATAGTATCGAAAAATTGTTCGAAGATCGTATAGACGAACAAGAACTGGAACAATTCATTGAAACATTCCGTAAATTAAAATCGATTTTAGTAAAGAGGGGGAGATAA